A section of the Polyangia bacterium genome encodes:
- a CDS encoding LamG domain-containing protein, whose translation MRVSFVVVAFIVTGVAASFGCGGGGGGGSGGAGGGGATGSGGSASSSGGAMGSGGSTGSGGGTGSGGAGTGGAPVVDAGAGGATNNDGAMDSSGGNDGGGKSCAGNALSLSANGTGMASDSAQAQVVINLLADTPTGNANRTIEFWAYIKTSDWVGERNQVYYTGGGAGANPTFGLDFGTNPVTGMATNHATLDPFTNGTLSVDSTDYLGISSSAAQWVHVAMTWDGSKMRVYVNGALHITSTATGMLTTGNGPLILGCNPGNMNCFNGLFDEARVWNVARTDAEIMANYNKALVGNETGLVGYWKFDEAPGSASAADGVTSAGHTAHNGTLMAASAGQRPTFVTANPPAPVVCP comes from the coding sequence GTGAGGGTCTCGTTCGTTGTGGTCGCCTTCATCGTGACCGGCGTGGCCGCGTCTTTCGGTTGCGGCGGCGGCGGTGGTGGTGGCAGCGGCGGCGCGGGCGGCGGCGGTGCCACGGGCAGCGGCGGCAGCGCCAGCAGCAGCGGTGGCGCGATGGGCAGCGGCGGCAGCACCGGGTCGGGTGGTGGCACGGGCAGCGGCGGCGCGGGCACGGGCGGCGCGCCCGTCGTCGACGCGGGGGCGGGCGGCGCCACCAATAACGACGGGGCGATGGACAGCAGCGGCGGCAACGACGGCGGCGGCAAAAGCTGCGCGGGCAACGCCCTCTCTTTGTCGGCGAACGGCACCGGCATGGCCAGCGACTCTGCGCAGGCGCAGGTGGTGATCAACCTTTTGGCCGACACACCGACGGGCAATGCCAACCGCACGATCGAGTTCTGGGCGTACATCAAAACCAGCGACTGGGTCGGCGAGCGCAACCAGGTCTATTACACCGGCGGCGGCGCCGGCGCGAACCCGACCTTCGGTCTGGATTTCGGCACCAATCCCGTCACCGGCATGGCCACCAACCACGCCACGCTGGATCCTTTCACCAACGGAACCCTCAGCGTCGACAGCACCGATTATCTGGGAATCTCGTCGTCGGCCGCGCAGTGGGTGCACGTGGCGATGACCTGGGACGGCAGCAAGATGCGCGTCTACGTCAACGGCGCTCTGCACATCACTTCAACCGCCACCGGCATGTTGACCACCGGCAACGGGCCGCTGATCTTGGGCTGCAACCCCGGCAACATGAATTGCTTCAACGGTCTGTTCGACGAAGCGCGGGTGTGGAACGTGGCCCGCACCGACGCCGAGATCATGGCCAACTACAACAAAGCGCTGGTCGGCAACGAGACCGGCCTGGTCGGCTATTGGAAGTTCGACGAAGCGCCCGGCAGCGCCAGCGCCGCCGATGGCGTCACCAGCGCCGGCCACACCGCGCACAATGGAACATTGATGGCGGCCAGCGCCGGCCAGCGGCCGACGTTCGTCACCGCCAACCCGCCCGCGCCCGTCGTTTGTCCCTGA
- a CDS encoding glycoside hydrolase family 2 TIM barrel-domain containing protein, producing the protein MKTNKNPFVVVSFALSLLATAGGCGSGGGSNGATGSGGGGGSNGDAATSGTGGSASGSGGATTGSGGSGGAGSGGSGGAGMGGSGGAGMGSGGAGMGSGGAGMGSGGAGMGSGGAGMGSGGTTMGSGGTPGTDGGTDAPGLPPTMRRTIALTDGWKFIKMDVTGAQATAFDDGAWTGLSLPHTWNNMDGQDGGSDYYRGIGWYRTHVTVPAAEAGRRLYVEFDGANIQATVYVNGTMAGQHSGGFARFRFDVTDKIKTGADNVIAVQVSNAAALSTNIPPVTADFTFFGGLYRQARLVSVDPVHLDLDHFGSSGVLGTPSNVSKTSANLAVRASVTNAGTAAATASVTVKVVAADGSTTQMGTGNATVAAGATTDITVNLTVANPHLWDGLKDPYLYHLTVDLKNGEQAVDSDVEPLGFRYFAFNENTGFSLNGNHLGLYGVNKHQDRLNKGWAVSSADLDEDMAIVRDLGATAMRLAHYQHAQHFYDLCDSNGVMVWAEVPVVNSVTAGTAFSNNAQQQLTELIRQSANHPAIIMWSMSNEVVDAPQVNPLMTAMNALAHKEDPSRPTTLATNYAPDGPITKTTDMEGINRYFGWYNGTSDQFAADADSAHQVAGRPLAVSEYGAGAGITIHTANPVNMDHSEEYQCLLHEIHWKAISARPFLWGSFLWNLFDFAVDTRAEGDTPGRNDKGLVTYDRKTKKDAFYFYKANWSSDPFVYITERRWASRPAGTYQVKVYSNGTAANLTVNGAAQAAKTATDHIFIWTGVTLKAGANTLAAMATVNGKMVTDTITVTGT; encoded by the coding sequence ATGAAGACGAATAAGAATCCGTTCGTGGTTGTTTCGTTTGCTCTCTCATTGTTGGCTACCGCCGGCGGTTGCGGATCGGGCGGCGGCAGCAACGGCGCCACCGGCAGCGGAGGCGGCGGCGGCAGCAACGGCGACGCCGCGACCAGCGGCACCGGCGGCTCTGCCAGCGGCAGCGGCGGCGCGACGACGGGCAGCGGCGGCAGCGGTGGTGCGGGCAGCGGCGGCAGCGGTGGTGCGGGCATGGGCGGCAGCGGTGGCGCCGGCATGGGCAGCGGTGGTGCGGGCATGGGCAGCGGTGGTGCGGGCATGGGCAGCGGTGGCGCCGGCATGGGCAGCGGTGGCGCCGGCATGGGCAGCGGTGGAACCACGATGGGCAGCGGCGGAACGCCCGGCACCGACGGTGGCACCGACGCGCCTGGATTGCCGCCGACCATGCGGCGGACCATCGCCCTCACCGACGGGTGGAAGTTCATCAAGATGGACGTCACGGGCGCGCAGGCCACCGCGTTCGACGACGGCGCGTGGACCGGCCTCTCGTTGCCGCACACCTGGAACAATATGGACGGCCAGGACGGCGGCAGCGATTACTACCGTGGCATCGGCTGGTACCGCACGCACGTCACCGTTCCTGCCGCCGAGGCCGGCCGCCGCCTGTACGTCGAGTTCGACGGCGCCAACATTCAAGCCACGGTCTACGTCAACGGCACCATGGCCGGCCAGCACAGCGGCGGCTTCGCGCGTTTTCGGTTCGACGTCACCGACAAGATCAAGACCGGCGCCGACAACGTCATCGCCGTGCAGGTCAGCAACGCCGCCGCGCTGTCGACCAACATCCCGCCGGTCACCGCCGACTTCACCTTCTTTGGTGGCCTGTACCGCCAGGCTCGGCTGGTCAGCGTCGATCCGGTCCACCTGGACCTGGACCACTTTGGATCGTCGGGGGTTCTGGGCACGCCCAGCAATGTGTCGAAGACCAGCGCAAACCTGGCGGTGCGCGCGTCGGTGACCAATGCCGGTACCGCCGCCGCCACCGCTTCGGTCACGGTCAAAGTGGTCGCCGCCGACGGCAGCACGACCCAGATGGGCACCGGCAACGCCACGGTGGCCGCGGGCGCCACCACCGACATCACCGTCAACCTGACTGTCGCCAACCCGCATTTGTGGGACGGATTGAAAGATCCCTACCTTTATCATCTGACGGTTGATCTGAAGAACGGCGAGCAGGCCGTCGACAGTGACGTCGAACCGCTGGGATTTCGTTACTTCGCCTTCAATGAAAACACCGGCTTTTCATTGAACGGCAACCACCTCGGTCTTTACGGCGTCAACAAACACCAGGATCGCCTGAACAAAGGCTGGGCGGTGTCATCCGCCGATCTGGACGAGGACATGGCCATCGTCCGCGATCTGGGGGCCACGGCGATGCGCCTGGCGCACTATCAACATGCGCAGCACTTTTATGATCTGTGTGATTCGAACGGCGTGATGGTGTGGGCGGAGGTGCCGGTGGTCAATTCGGTGACGGCGGGGACGGCGTTTTCGAACAACGCCCAGCAACAATTGACCGAGCTCATCCGCCAGAGCGCCAACCACCCGGCGATCATCATGTGGAGCATGAGCAACGAGGTGGTCGACGCCCCGCAGGTCAACCCTCTGATGACGGCGATGAACGCGCTGGCGCACAAGGAAGATCCCTCGCGCCCGACCACGCTGGCCACCAACTATGCCCCCGACGGTCCGATCACCAAGACCACCGACATGGAGGGCATCAACCGCTACTTCGGCTGGTACAACGGAACGTCGGATCAGTTCGCCGCCGACGCGGACAGCGCGCACCAGGTGGCGGGACGGCCGCTTGCCGTCAGCGAATACGGCGCTGGCGCCGGCATCACCATCCACACCGCCAACCCGGTCAACATGGATCACTCGGAGGAGTACCAGTGCCTGCTGCACGAGATCCACTGGAAGGCGATCAGCGCGCGCCCGTTCCTGTGGGGATCGTTCTTGTGGAACCTGTTCGACTTTGCCGTCGACACACGCGCCGAAGGCGACACGCCCGGGCGCAATGACAAGGGCCTGGTGACGTACGATCGCAAGACGAAGAAGGACGCCTTCTATTTCTACAAGGCCAACTGGTCGTCGGATCCGTTCGTCTACATCACCGAACGGCGCTGGGCCTCGCGGCCGGCGGGGACGTATCAGGTCAAGGTGTACAGCAACGGCACCGCCGCCAACCTGACCGTGAACGGCGCGGCGCAGGCGGCCAAGACGGCCACCGACCACATCTTCATCTGGACCGGCGTGACGCTGAAGGCGGGCGCCAACACGCTGGCCGCGATGGCCACCGTGAACGGCAAGATGGTCACCGACACCATCACCGTGACCGGCACGTAG